The following are encoded together in the Malaya genurostris strain Urasoe2022 chromosome 3, Malgen_1.1, whole genome shotgun sequence genome:
- the LOC131434024 gene encoding uncharacterized protein LOC131434024 produces MCQPELESELSFNDIWQFVEDFTEDATVTEVEIRLQKLDELWERFGDVLVDIKSHDDFSDDGEGYEKERKKFSDHYYRAKSFLLDRVKERQEHSVLEQSIRIGDTTTLGTLDHVRLPQIKLQSFSGDIDEWLSFRDLFTSLIHWKSDLPEVEKFHYLKGCLQGEPKGLIEPLQITKAKYLVAWEMLLKRYNNSKLLRKRHIESLFKLPSLTKESASELHVLLENFERIVQTLDQSVQSSDYKDLLLVNLLTTRLDPVTRRGWEECSSSRKTDTLKDLTDFLHRRVQVLESLPSRASEARSNQHAQPHSKPKLSPVKNSYNATHASVGRCVVCSANHLLYQCGAFHFGLIPSAVTVSDMAIRQESASRNSPVAHVRGRHHTMVCFKRGKDSNDKANDKETNNGTVISAKDTPASSSSSSSSQMSTLGTANVSLANVAQSCISSQVLLATAVVVVEDDNDGHFPACALLDSGSESNFVTERMSQRLSVERQRVDISVCGIGQAATRVKQRIITKIK; encoded by the coding sequence ATGTGTCAGCCGGAGTTGGAGTCGGAGTTGTCTTTCAACGATATCTGGCAATTTGTGGAGGACTTCACGGAAGATGCTACTGTCACTGAGGTGGAAATCCGTTTACAAAAACTTGATGAGTTGTGGGAAAGGTTTGGCGATGTCCTAGTTGATATAAAATCTCATGATGACTTCTCGGATGATGGCGAAGGTTATGAAAAGGAGAGAAAGAAGTTCAGCGACCATTATTACCGTGCTAAATCCTTTCTTTTGGATAGAGTAAAGGAGCGACAAGAACATTCGGTGCTTGAACAATCCATCCGTATCGGAGACACAACGACGCTGGGTACACTCGATCATGTTCGCCTTCCGCAGATAAAATTGCAATCTTTCAGTGGTGACATCGACGAGTGGCTCAGTTTTCGGGACCTTTTCACTTCTCTCATTCATTGGAAGTCTGATTTGCCGGAAGTGGAAAAATTCCACTATCTCAAGGGATGTCTTCAAGGTGAACCAAAAGGCCTCATAGAACCGTTACAAATTACAAAGGCGAAATATCTAGTTGCTTGGGAAATGCTTCTGAAAAGATATAACAACAGCAAGTTACTAAGAAAGAGACACATTGAATCATTGTTCAAGCTGCCTAGTCTCACGAAGGAGTCGGCTTCTGAATTACACGTCCTcttggaaaatttcgaaagaatAGTTCAAACTTTGGATCAATCTGTACAATCGAGTGATTATAAGGATTTACTACTCGTTAATCTCCTCACCACACGGTTGGATCCAGTCACCCGCAGAGGGTGGGAAGAATGCTCGTCTAGCAGGAAAACAGATACCCTTAAGGACCTTACGGATTTTCTTCATCGTCGTGTTCAGGTGTTAGAATCGTTGCCATCAAGAGCATCTGAAGCTAGAAGCAATCAGCATGCACAACCACATTCAAAACCGAAGCTTTCTCCTGTGAAGAACAGCTACAATGCGACACATGCATCTGTGGGACGATGTGTTGTATGTTCGGCGAATCATTTGTTGTACCAGTGTGGAGCCTTTCACTTCGGACTAATTCCCTCTGCCGTAACTGTTTCCGACATGGCTATCAGGCAAGAGAGTGCCAGTCGAAATTCTCCTGTCGCACATGTAAGGGGTCGGCATCACACTATGGTTTGTTTCAAACGAGGAAAGGATAGCAACGATAAGGCAAACGATAAGGAGACAAATAATGGAACTGTCATTTCTGCCAAGGATACACCAGCttcatcatcatcttcttcttcttctcaaATGTCCACACTTGGTACCGCTAATGTGTCTTTAGCTAACGTGGCCCAATCGTGTATTTCATCACAGGTACTGTTGGCTACCGCGGTAGTCGTTGTCGAGGATGATAACGATGGACATTTCCCTGCCTGTGCGCTTCTAGACTCGGGATCAGAGAGTAATTTCGTAACGGAACGGATGAGTCAACGGCTTAGCGTTGAACGGCAACGGGTGGATATTTCTGTATGCGGTATAGGCCAGGCTGCTACTAGAGTCAAACAGCGGATTATTACTAAGATCAAGTAA